From one Physeter macrocephalus isolate SW-GA chromosome 18, ASM283717v5, whole genome shotgun sequence genomic stretch:
- the TMIE gene encoding transmembrane inner ear expressed protein yields MGYLFGVPSSLAFSVLPVVITLCCVFNCRVPRTRKEIEARYLQRKAAKMYTDKLETVPPLNELTEIPGEGKKKKKKDSVDTVAIKVEEDEKNEAKKKKEGK; encoded by the exons ATGGGGTACCTCTTCGGGGTCCCCTCCAGCCTGG CCTTCTCTGTCCTCCCCGTAGTTATCACTCTTTGCTGTGTCTTCAACTGCCGCGTGCCACGGACCCGGAAGGAGATTGAAGCCCGGTACCTACAGCGAAAGGCAGCCAAGATGTACACGGACAAACTAGAGACTGTGCCACCCCTCAATGAGCTCACAGAAATCCCTGGAG AGggtaagaagaagaagaagaaggacagTGTGGATACAGTGGCCATCAAGGTAGAGGAGGATGAGAAGAATGAggccaagaagaagaaagaagggaaatga